Proteins from one Thermobifida alba genomic window:
- a CDS encoding protein kinase domain-containing protein translates to MERQIVADRFRLCGLLGRGNMGEVHRAEDTRADEGSPDRQVAVKLILQRRSGAPVAPDEARVKRFAREVEIMRRLDHPGIPRLVDGGVDTSDGVRPYLAMELLDGHPLRDLAEEEPRLPVSWVAAFGAQIADALDAAHTAGIVHRDLKPANVMLVRGGRVKVLDFGMGRVVDDPDLSRLTSTAATVGTARYMAPEQFLDSRVTAAADLYALGCVLYELLTGGPPFTGNTFLELGQAHQKAEAAPVGVVRKNVPGSLARLVDRLLRKDPAERPAGAAEVRDALLPLAAGDDTVPGWEEYNPLRCLPGTASAVRPPSRADAPSTAPANVMDVFDLHQQLIDDYRAFTEGGTVIRDERIAAFLAEDLDAKSQWPDPWLSLNPFFASGGTVPNLVAEGLLHPECARIFRTRKSPHDTTGSTGRPLELHRHQLEAIHAARSGRSYVLTTGTGSGKSLSYIIPIVDRVLRDREAQGARAAKRVRAIIVYPMNALANSQLNELEKYLVHGYGRGREPVTFARYTGQEDERRRKELRDNPPDILLTNYVMLELMLTRPGDRSSLISMARGLDFLVFDELHTYRGRQGADVALLIRRVRQACEAPDVQCVGTSATMSSEGGVEDQKEVVAKVAGEIFGTGIDPADVITETLVRATGEAPDTVPVECLTRADAPRAYADLVRDPLARWIESRFGLAEEPTGRLVRQRPGRIEDAAAELAAATGVPHDRCAHAIRSTLEAGAEARHPVSERPLFAFRLHQFLSKGDTVYVTLEHPEHRYLTRDYQMEQPGSGGKVLLPLAFCRECGQEYLTVWRADTPDGTVYRPRRDTTAAADGGVEGYLYVAPDNPWPATAADAVEQRRLPESWLELDEHGQERLRKTYRDRVPRRVTVDPYGVEDRGELQAAFIPAPFLFCLHCGVSYEQVRGKDFAKLASLDQEGRSSATSLVSASIVRSLNAVPPEALPAEARKLLTFVDNRQDASLQAGHFNDFVQVTQLRGALYRALAEAGEDGLTHEDLSRRVTEALALDPADYARKADRTELSPKMLSNAAATLRDVVAFRLYLDLERGWRVTMPNLEQTGLLRVDYADLDWLAAKEDAWQDAPHWLRAAEPHVREEILRVLMDEMRRSLAIDVQCFRDDFDVLRRASEERLSDAWTLTESDRPRVGTAYPQPSRPGMDRSGLFLSGRGKFGKYLRRVHFPDMGVDDAQHAIEFLLRALAGVGLVSEVEAAPRRAGYRRSSTPAATGYRIDAACLIWRAGDGRNGVHDPLTRTYAAGQGPRVNTFFRDLYRDAAASLAGLAAREHTAQVSPEDREAREEQFSRGDLKLLYCSPTMELGVDIAELNAVMMRNVPPTPANYAQRSGRAGRSGQPALVTTYCATGNSHDQYYFRHSDRMVSGVVVPPRLDLANEDLVAAHLQAIWLAETGLRLGRAVPEVIDVSFDEDQRRPDPALPLHDTVAAAIGDEAAQRRTVAAARQVFDDILPKLAATTWWDDEWLERRVKAAPAEFDRAFDRWRSLYRAALVDRAEQHRRILDHSLSERDRNQAARRRREAETQLTLLKNESVDSKSLLSDFNPYRYLASEGFLPGYSFPRLPLAAYIPASGRRAEEGDFLQRPRFVAIREFGPGALIYHEGARYQVTRIQLPPESTGDLVTSQAKRCEQCGYHHDPSDRADRCELCGHPLGAAAHGLLHLHTVYTRRREKISSDEEERRRAGFRLVTSYRFQDHGDRLGRQDAHVADDAGRIATLHYGDSATVRITNLGRLRARENEPDGFWLDPATGRWLNEQDAKKAVGDAEELPLVEDGEEPRGRKKRVIPYVEDRRNILVLHLAEALSEAGAVSLMYALERGVEAAFQLEDDELTSELLPPEGGTRDRMLFTEAAEGGAGVLRQLLALPGNLAKAARTALEICHFGPDGADLGTEGGNNCSRGCYNCLLTYGNQRHHGLIDRHAVRDLLLRLAAAETLPTGVGVTRTEQMRVLAERSETNLEQRFLAWLKERGHRMPHEAQVYVPEANARPDFVYRLPGAPVAVFVDGPVHADARVAERDAQAEQRLYDAGWDVVRFPHDADWAAIVATMPSYFGPGSSRTPDRPTGPR, encoded by the coding sequence ATGGAACGGCAGATCGTGGCGGACCGGTTCCGGCTGTGTGGACTCCTCGGCCGGGGCAACATGGGCGAGGTTCACCGGGCCGAGGACACCAGAGCTGACGAAGGGTCTCCTGACCGTCAGGTCGCCGTCAAACTGATCCTGCAGCGCCGTTCCGGCGCACCGGTCGCCCCCGACGAGGCCCGGGTCAAGCGGTTCGCCCGCGAGGTGGAGATCATGCGCCGCCTCGACCACCCGGGCATCCCCCGCCTGGTCGACGGGGGCGTGGACACCTCCGACGGCGTCCGGCCCTACCTCGCCATGGAACTGCTGGACGGCCACCCGCTGCGCGACCTCGCCGAGGAGGAGCCGCGCCTGCCGGTCTCCTGGGTCGCCGCGTTCGGCGCGCAGATCGCCGACGCCCTGGACGCCGCGCACACCGCCGGCATCGTCCACCGCGACCTCAAGCCCGCCAACGTGATGCTGGTGCGCGGCGGCCGGGTCAAGGTCCTCGACTTCGGCATGGGCCGCGTCGTCGACGACCCCGACCTCAGCAGGCTCACCAGCACCGCCGCGACCGTGGGCACCGCCCGCTACATGGCTCCCGAGCAGTTCCTCGACAGCCGGGTCACCGCCGCCGCCGACCTGTACGCGCTGGGCTGCGTCCTCTACGAACTGCTCACCGGAGGCCCGCCGTTCACCGGGAACACCTTCCTGGAACTGGGGCAGGCCCACCAGAAGGCCGAGGCGGCCCCGGTGGGCGTGGTGCGCAAGAACGTGCCCGGATCGCTGGCCCGCCTCGTCGACCGGCTGCTGCGCAAGGACCCCGCCGAGCGACCGGCCGGGGCCGCCGAGGTCCGCGACGCCCTGCTGCCGCTGGCCGCCGGCGACGACACGGTGCCCGGCTGGGAGGAGTACAACCCGCTGCGCTGCCTGCCCGGGACCGCCTCCGCCGTCCGGCCCCCCTCCCGGGCGGACGCCCCGAGCACCGCGCCCGCCAACGTCATGGACGTCTTCGACCTGCACCAGCAGCTGATCGACGACTACCGCGCCTTCACCGAAGGCGGCACCGTCATCCGCGACGAGCGCATCGCCGCGTTCCTCGCCGAGGACCTGGACGCCAAGTCCCAGTGGCCCGACCCGTGGCTGTCGCTCAACCCGTTCTTCGCCTCCGGCGGCACCGTGCCCAACCTGGTCGCCGAAGGACTGCTGCACCCCGAGTGCGCCCGCATCTTCCGCACCAGGAAGTCCCCCCACGACACCACGGGCAGCACCGGGCGCCCTCTCGAACTCCACCGCCACCAACTGGAGGCGATCCACGCGGCCCGCAGCGGCCGGTCCTACGTGCTGACCACCGGCACCGGCTCCGGCAAGTCGCTGTCCTACATCATCCCGATCGTCGACCGGGTGCTGCGCGACCGCGAGGCCCAGGGCGCCAGGGCCGCCAAGAGGGTCCGCGCCATCATCGTCTACCCGATGAACGCCCTGGCCAACAGCCAGCTCAACGAACTGGAGAAGTACCTGGTCCACGGCTACGGCAGGGGCCGCGAACCGGTCACCTTCGCCCGCTACACCGGCCAAGAGGACGAGCGCCGCCGCAAGGAGCTGCGCGACAACCCGCCCGACATCCTGCTCACCAACTACGTGATGCTGGAGTTGATGCTCACCCGTCCCGGCGACCGCAGCTCCCTCATCTCCATGGCGCGCGGCCTGGACTTCCTCGTCTTCGACGAACTGCACACCTACCGGGGCCGCCAGGGCGCCGACGTGGCCCTGCTCATCCGCCGCGTCCGCCAGGCCTGCGAGGCGCCGGACGTGCAGTGCGTCGGCACCTCCGCCACCATGTCCTCCGAGGGGGGCGTCGAGGACCAGAAGGAGGTCGTGGCCAAGGTCGCCGGCGAGATCTTCGGCACCGGGATCGACCCGGCCGACGTCATCACCGAGACTCTGGTCCGCGCCACCGGCGAGGCGCCGGACACCGTCCCCGTCGAGTGCCTGACCCGCGCGGACGCGCCGCGTGCCTACGCCGACCTGGTGCGCGACCCGCTGGCCCGGTGGATCGAGAGCCGCTTCGGACTGGCCGAGGAGCCCACCGGCCGCCTGGTGCGCCAACGCCCCGGCCGCATCGAGGACGCCGCCGCCGAACTCGCCGCGGCCACCGGCGTGCCCCACGACCGGTGCGCGCACGCCATCCGCAGCACCCTGGAGGCCGGGGCCGAGGCCCGCCACCCGGTCAGCGAGCGCCCCCTGTTCGCGTTCCGCCTGCACCAGTTCCTGTCCAAGGGCGACACCGTCTACGTCACCCTGGAACACCCCGAGCACCGCTACCTCACCCGCGACTACCAGATGGAGCAGCCCGGCTCCGGCGGCAAGGTGCTGCTGCCGCTCGCGTTCTGCCGCGAGTGCGGACAGGAGTACCTGACGGTCTGGCGCGCCGACACCCCCGACGGCACGGTCTACCGGCCCCGCCGCGACACCACCGCCGCCGCCGACGGCGGTGTCGAGGGCTACCTGTACGTCGCCCCCGACAACCCCTGGCCCGCCACGGCCGCCGACGCCGTCGAGCAGCGTCGGCTCCCCGAGTCCTGGCTGGAGCTCGACGAGCACGGCCAGGAACGCCTCCGCAAGACCTACCGGGACCGGGTGCCGCGCCGCGTCACCGTCGACCCGTACGGCGTCGAGGACCGGGGCGAGCTGCAGGCCGCGTTCATCCCCGCGCCGTTCCTGTTCTGCCTGCACTGCGGCGTCAGCTACGAGCAGGTGCGCGGCAAGGACTTCGCGAAGCTCGCCTCCCTCGACCAGGAAGGCCGCTCCTCGGCGACCTCCCTGGTGTCGGCGTCCATCGTCCGCTCCCTCAACGCGGTGCCGCCCGAGGCGCTGCCCGCCGAGGCCCGCAAACTCCTCACTTTCGTCGACAACCGCCAGGACGCCTCTCTGCAGGCCGGACACTTCAACGACTTCGTGCAGGTCACCCAGTTGCGCGGGGCGCTGTACCGGGCGCTGGCCGAGGCGGGGGAGGACGGACTGACCCACGAGGACCTGTCCAGGCGGGTCACCGAGGCCCTCGCCCTGGACCCGGCCGACTACGCCCGCAAGGCCGACCGGACCGAGCTGAGCCCCAAGATGCTCTCCAACGCCGCCGCCACGCTCCGCGACGTCGTCGCCTTCCGCCTCTACCTGGACCTGGAACGCGGCTGGCGGGTCACCATGCCCAACCTGGAGCAGACCGGGCTGCTGCGCGTCGACTACGCCGACCTGGACTGGCTGGCCGCCAAGGAGGACGCCTGGCAGGACGCCCCGCACTGGCTGCGCGCCGCCGAACCGCACGTCCGCGAGGAGATCCTGCGGGTCCTCATGGACGAGATGCGCCGCTCCCTCGCCATCGACGTGCAGTGCTTCCGCGACGACTTCGACGTCCTGCGCCGCGCCAGCGAGGAGCGGCTCTCCGACGCGTGGACGCTCACCGAGTCCGACCGGCCCCGCGTCGGCACCGCCTACCCGCAGCCCTCCCGGCCCGGCATGGACCGCAGCGGACTCTTCCTGTCGGGCCGCGGCAAGTTCGGCAAGTACCTGCGCCGCGTCCACTTCCCGGACATGGGCGTCGACGACGCCCAGCACGCCATCGAGTTCCTGCTGCGGGCGCTGGCCGGGGTGGGGCTGGTCAGCGAGGTGGAGGCCGCGCCGCGGCGGGCGGGGTACCGCCGCTCCAGCACCCCGGCCGCCACCGGCTACCGGATTGACGCCGCCTGCCTGATCTGGCGGGCCGGGGACGGCCGCAACGGCGTGCACGACCCGCTCACCCGCACCTACGCCGCCGGGCAGGGGCCGCGCGTCAACACCTTCTTCCGCGACCTGTACCGCGACGCCGCCGCGTCCCTGGCCGGGCTCGCCGCGCGCGAGCACACCGCCCAGGTGTCCCCGGAGGACCGGGAGGCACGGGAGGAGCAGTTCAGCAGGGGCGACCTGAAGCTGCTGTACTGCTCGCCCACCATGGAACTGGGCGTGGACATCGCCGAACTCAACGCGGTGATGATGCGCAACGTGCCCCCCACCCCCGCCAACTACGCCCAGCGCAGCGGCCGCGCCGGGCGCAGCGGCCAGCCCGCCCTGGTCACCACCTACTGCGCCACCGGCAACAGCCACGACCAGTACTACTTCCGCCACTCCGACCGCATGGTCTCCGGTGTGGTCGTGCCGCCCCGGCTGGACCTGGCCAACGAGGACCTCGTCGCCGCGCACCTGCAGGCGATCTGGCTGGCCGAGACCGGGCTGCGGCTGGGCCGCGCCGTCCCCGAGGTCATCGACGTCAGCTTCGACGAGGACCAGCGCCGCCCCGACCCGGCACTGCCGCTGCACGACACGGTCGCCGCCGCGATCGGCGACGAGGCGGCCCAGCGGCGCACCGTCGCCGCCGCCCGGCAGGTGTTCGACGACATCCTCCCCAAGCTGGCGGCGACGACCTGGTGGGACGACGAGTGGCTGGAACGGAGGGTCAAGGCCGCCCCCGCCGAGTTCGACCGCGCCTTCGACCGCTGGCGGTCCCTGTACCGGGCCGCGCTGGTGGACCGCGCCGAACAGCACCGCCGCATCCTCGACCACAGCCTGTCCGAACGCGACCGCAACCAGGCGGCGCGCCGCCGCCGCGAGGCCGAGACCCAGCTCACCCTGCTCAAGAACGAGAGCGTCGACAGCAAGTCGCTGCTCAGCGACTTCAACCCGTACCGCTACCTGGCCAGCGAGGGCTTCCTGCCGGGCTACTCGTTCCCGCGCCTGCCGCTGGCCGCCTACATCCCCGCCTCCGGCCGCCGCGCCGAGGAGGGCGACTTCCTGCAGCGCCCCCGCTTCGTGGCGATCCGCGAGTTCGGGCCCGGCGCGCTCATCTACCACGAGGGCGCCCGCTACCAGGTCACCCGCATCCAGCTGCCGCCGGAGAGCACCGGTGACCTGGTCACCTCCCAGGCCAAGCGCTGCGAACAGTGCGGCTACCACCACGACCCGAGCGACCGCGCCGACCGCTGCGAGCTGTGCGGGCACCCGCTGGGCGCGGCCGCCCACGGCCTGCTGCACCTGCACACCGTCTACACGCGGCGCCGCGAGAAGATCTCCTCCGACGAGGAGGAGCGCCGCCGCGCCGGGTTCCGCCTGGTCACCTCCTACCGGTTCCAGGACCACGGCGACCGGCTGGGCCGCCAGGACGCCCACGTCGCCGACGACGCCGGGAGGATCGCGACCCTGCACTACGGCGACTCCGCGACGGTGCGCATCACCAACCTGGGCCGCCTGCGCGCCCGGGAGAACGAACCCGACGGCTTCTGGCTGGACCCGGCCACCGGCCGGTGGCTCAACGAGCAGGACGCCAAGAAGGCCGTCGGCGACGCCGAGGAGCTGCCGCTGGTGGAGGACGGCGAGGAGCCGCGCGGCCGCAAGAAGCGCGTCATCCCCTACGTGGAGGACCGCCGCAACATCCTGGTGCTGCACCTGGCCGAGGCGCTGTCGGAGGCCGGGGCCGTGTCCCTGATGTACGCCCTGGAACGCGGCGTCGAGGCGGCCTTCCAACTGGAGGACGACGAGCTCACCAGCGAACTGCTGCCCCCGGAGGGCGGCACCCGGGACCGGATGCTGTTCACCGAGGCCGCCGAGGGCGGCGCCGGGGTGCTGCGGCAGCTGCTGGCCCTGCCCGGCAACCTGGCGAAGGCCGCGCGCACCGCACTGGAGATCTGCCACTTCGGCCCGGACGGCGCCGACCTGGGCACCGAGGGCGGCAACAACTGCTCTCGCGGCTGCTACAACTGCCTGCTCACCTACGGCAACCAGCGCCACCACGGGCTGATCGACCGGCACGCCGTACGCGACCTGCTGCTGCGCCTGGCCGCGGCCGAGACCCTGCCCACCGGCGTGGGCGTGACCCGCACCGAGCAGATGCGGGTCCTGGCCGAGCGCTCCGAGACCAACCTGGAACAGCGGTTCCTGGCCTGGTTGAAGGAGCGCGGCCACCGCATGCCCCACGAGGCCCAGGTGTACGTGCCCGAGGCGAACGCCCGACCCGACTTCGTGTACCGGCTGCCGGGCGCACCGGTCGCGGTGTTCGTGGACGGCCCCGTGCACGCCGACGCCCGCGTCGCCGAACGCGACGCCCAGGCCGAGCAGCGCCTGTACGACGCCGGATGGGACGTGGTGCGCTTCCCGCACGACGCCGACTGGGCGGCCATCGTCGCGACCATGCCGTCCTACTTCGGCCCGGGAAGCAGCCGCACCCCCGACCGCCCGACCGGCCCCCGCTGA
- a CDS encoding DEAD/DEAH box helicase translates to MTTTYAPGTLVAARGREWVVLPESEPDMLVLRPLGGGDDDVAALFPAFEKVEPASFAPPTPADLGDARAAGLLRSALRIGFRSGAGPFRSLAGIAVQPRAYQLVPLLMALRQSTVRLLISDDVGIGKTVEAALIAAELLEQGDASGLAVLCSPALAEQWQDELRTKFGIDAELVLASTVSRLERDLDLGQSLFDRHKHVIVSTDFIKSTRHRDDFVRHCPDLVIVDEAHTCVAADDVGSRQNQLRYELLQRVAADPERHLILVTATPHSGKESAFRNLLGLLNPALADADLDTDAGRRLLARHFVQRKRADVRTYLGTEDGLADDTLTERTAFPADRLFKDETYTLSPQYRALLEDALAYAGERVERAGEQGRREARIAWWSAIALLRSLVSSPRAAAKTLTTRSAAAAAKTDREADELGAPVIRDSADADTLEGLDAAPGADTEGETEQTAAKGDPRLRELAERAAALEGPERDTKLKVLVTQLKDLLAEGYNPIVFCRYIDTAEYVAEHLDGRLNGRARGDRPGWKTVVRSVTGTLSPQQRVQRIEELAEEAAKEAGTGTGARRVLVATDCLSEGVNLQHYFDAVVHYDLAWNPTRHDQREGRVDRYGQKRDRVKVVTIYGSDNGIDGKVLEVLITKHRQIRKDLGISVSVPDETSAGVTDAIVEWLLLRSRRGEQEALFGAEELDAKAARAQAEWQSAAEREKASRTRFAQRAIHPEEVAREVAAIRDALGGAGEVRAFVEESLRALGGLLRPADDGFTADVSATPAGLRDALAQPLGAEAVESGRPVPFRGTAAVARGEAALVRTDPAVSALASYVLDTALDAAATGPRPARRCGVVRTDAVTRVTTLLLVRYRFHLTLPSRSGTRQLVAEDARLLAFTGTPANPEWLDHGQATALLDAEATENTDPLFAERTMTRTLTGLAATTGHLDAHGERLAAELAESHRRVRSAAGEIIRGLKVTVQKPADVLGVYVYLPAVSAGAA, encoded by the coding sequence ATGACCACCACGTACGCCCCCGGCACCCTGGTTGCCGCCCGCGGCCGGGAATGGGTGGTGCTCCCCGAGAGCGAACCCGACATGCTGGTGCTGCGCCCCCTCGGCGGCGGTGACGACGACGTCGCCGCGCTGTTCCCCGCCTTCGAGAAAGTGGAGCCCGCCAGCTTCGCCCCGCCCACCCCCGCCGACCTGGGCGACGCCCGCGCCGCCGGACTGCTGCGTTCGGCGCTGCGCATCGGCTTCCGCTCCGGTGCCGGCCCGTTCCGCTCCCTCGCCGGGATCGCCGTGCAACCCCGCGCCTACCAGCTCGTCCCGCTGCTCATGGCGCTGCGCCAGTCGACCGTGCGCCTGCTCATCAGCGACGACGTCGGCATCGGCAAGACCGTCGAGGCCGCCCTGATCGCCGCCGAACTGCTGGAGCAGGGCGACGCGAGCGGCCTGGCCGTCCTGTGCTCCCCGGCGCTGGCCGAGCAGTGGCAGGACGAGCTGCGCACCAAGTTCGGCATCGACGCCGAACTGGTGCTCGCCTCCACCGTCTCCCGCCTGGAACGCGACCTCGACCTCGGCCAGTCCCTGTTCGACCGGCACAAGCACGTCATCGTCTCCACCGACTTCATCAAGTCCACCCGCCACCGCGACGACTTCGTCCGCCACTGCCCCGACCTGGTCATCGTGGACGAGGCGCACACCTGCGTGGCCGCCGACGACGTCGGCTCCCGGCAGAACCAGCTGCGCTACGAACTCCTCCAACGCGTCGCCGCCGACCCCGAACGCCACCTGATCCTGGTGACCGCCACCCCGCACAGCGGCAAGGAGTCGGCGTTCCGCAACCTGCTGGGCCTGCTCAACCCCGCACTCGCCGACGCCGACCTGGACACCGACGCGGGCCGCAGACTGCTGGCCCGCCACTTCGTGCAGCGCAAACGCGCCGACGTGCGCACCTACCTGGGCACGGAGGACGGCCTGGCCGACGACACGCTCACCGAACGCACCGCCTTCCCCGCCGACCGCCTGTTCAAGGACGAGACCTACACCCTGTCCCCGCAGTACCGGGCACTGCTGGAGGACGCCCTCGCCTACGCGGGCGAACGCGTGGAGCGGGCGGGCGAACAGGGCCGCCGTGAGGCCCGCATCGCCTGGTGGTCGGCGATCGCGCTGCTGCGCTCCCTGGTGTCCTCGCCGCGCGCCGCCGCCAAGACACTCACCACCCGCTCGGCCGCCGCGGCCGCGAAGACGGACCGGGAAGCCGACGAACTGGGCGCCCCCGTCATCCGCGACTCCGCCGACGCCGACACCCTGGAGGGCCTGGACGCCGCACCCGGCGCCGACACCGAAGGCGAAACCGAGCAGACCGCCGCCAAGGGCGACCCGCGCCTGCGCGAACTCGCCGAACGCGCCGCCGCCCTGGAAGGGCCGGAACGGGACACCAAACTCAAGGTCCTCGTCACACAGCTCAAGGACCTGCTCGCCGAGGGCTACAACCCCATCGTCTTCTGCCGCTACATCGACACCGCCGAGTACGTCGCCGAACACCTCGACGGCAGGCTCAACGGCCGCGCCAGAGGCGACCGCCCCGGCTGGAAGACCGTGGTCCGCTCCGTCACCGGCACCCTGTCCCCGCAGCAGCGCGTGCAGCGCATCGAGGAACTCGCGGAGGAGGCCGCCAAGGAGGCCGGGACCGGCACCGGCGCACGCCGCGTCCTCGTGGCCACTGACTGCCTGTCGGAGGGCGTCAACCTCCAGCACTACTTCGACGCCGTCGTCCACTACGACCTGGCGTGGAACCCCACCCGCCACGACCAGCGCGAGGGCCGCGTGGACCGCTACGGCCAAAAACGCGACCGGGTGAAGGTCGTCACCATCTACGGCAGCGACAACGGCATCGACGGCAAGGTGCTGGAGGTCCTCATCACCAAGCACCGCCAGATCCGCAAGGACCTCGGCATCAGCGTCTCCGTGCCCGACGAGACGTCGGCCGGGGTCACCGACGCCATCGTGGAGTGGCTGCTGCTGCGGTCCCGCCGCGGCGAACAGGAGGCCCTGTTCGGCGCCGAGGAGCTGGACGCGAAGGCCGCCCGGGCGCAAGCCGAGTGGCAGTCCGCGGCCGAACGCGAGAAGGCCTCCCGCACCCGGTTCGCGCAGCGCGCCATCCACCCCGAGGAGGTGGCCCGCGAGGTCGCCGCGATCCGCGACGCCCTCGGCGGCGCGGGCGAGGTCCGCGCCTTCGTGGAGGAGTCGCTGCGCGCCCTCGGCGGCCTGCTGCGTCCCGCCGACGACGGGTTCACCGCCGACGTGTCGGCCACCCCGGCGGGGCTGCGCGACGCCCTCGCCCAGCCGCTCGGCGCCGAAGCCGTCGAGTCGGGCCGCCCGGTGCCGTTCCGCGGCACCGCCGCCGTGGCCCGGGGCGAGGCCGCCCTGGTCCGCACCGACCCGGCGGTGAGCGCCCTGGCCTCCTACGTCCTCGACACCGCCCTGGACGCCGCCGCCACCGGCCCCCGCCCGGCCCGCCGCTGCGGAGTGGTCCGCACCGACGCGGTCACCCGCGTCACCACGCTGCTGCTGGTCCGCTACCGCTTCCACCTGACCCTGCCCTCGCGCAGCGGCACCCGGCAGCTCGTCGCCGAGGACGCCCGCCTGCTCGCGTTCACCGGCACCCCCGCCAACCCCGAATGGCTCGACCACGGGCAGGCCACGGCCCTGCTGGACGCCGAGGCCACCGAGAACACCGACCCGCTCTTCGCCGAACGCACCATGACCCGAACCCTGACCGGACTGGCCGCCACCACCGGCCACCTCGACGCCCACGGTGAGCGACTGGCCGCCGAACTCGCCGAGTCGCACCGCCGCGTGCGCAGCGCCGCCGGCGAGATCATCCGCGGCCTCAAGGTCACCGTGCAGAAACCCGCCGACGTGCTCGGCGTCTACGTCTACCTCCCCGCCGTCTCCGCCGGAGCCGCCTGA